TGCTAAACTTCCTTCTGCTGAAGAAGTCCGTTATAAACTCGCATCAAACCAGGAATATCATTTTGATCAAGTCAGTAATATGATGGTTGGCTTTAAAATGATCTATTCAGATCAGGATACGATTCAATCTACATTATCTTTCGAGCCAGAGTGGTATGTGAAATATAATAACGAGTGGAGATTATATCAAGATGGGAGGCTCGTATAATGGATTGGAAGCACGCAACTTCATTGTTTATATTTGTGTTTCTCATCATTAATATAGCATTAGGCTATATATACTATGAGAAAGTGCAACGTGCGAATATCGTAGAGGATACGAGCAGTGAAAAGTTAGACTTCAAAAAAGAAGGAATCAAATTAACGAAACTTCCTTCAGTCGAGAATGTACAGATGAATATCGTATCAGGTAAAAGTGCGGGATTCACACAAAGTTCTTCTGATTTCGATAAAAAAAGTGAAGAACTGAGCACAGTGACAAAAGTAGAAGTTAAACCGGCAATTAAATTAACATCAATTCAAGAAGATGATATCATAGAAGGACTTAAAAATTATTTAATTACTAAGATTGATAAAGGTAAAGAATATACTTTAAGTGGTATTGATCGTGCTAATAAGAAATTGTATTTCGATCAGATGTACGGAGAATATCCAATATTAAATAATGATAAAGCACAAATAAAGTTTTCATATAACGAAAAGAATGAAGTAACATCATTTGAACAGACATATTTAAAAGATATACAAGAAGGATTAGGAAAGAATAACGAGAAAAAGAAAGTGATACCAGCAAAAGAAGCACTTGAAGTACTCTATTACCAGACAAAGTTAGAACGTGGTGATGAAGTGATGAGTGTACGATTAGGGTATTACTCAATTGTACGTGAAGTAAGAGGACAAGTGCTCAAGCCAACATGGCAGATTGCTGTGAGAAAGATGGATGCATCAATTGAAACGTATTACGTCGATGCAGTAAATCCAGAACAACCAATATTGTAAGTTAAGTGAGTGATTTGATGATTAATATGTCAGTACTAGCAAGTGGCAGTACAGGAAATGCAATCTATGTGGAAAGTGAGAAAGGATCACTGCTTGTAGATGCAGGATTAACAGGTAAGAAAATAGAAGGATTGTTTGATCAGATTGATCGCAAAGTAGAAAATTTAAACGGGATACTCGTGACTCACGAACATATCGACCATATTAAAGGACTCGGTGTATTAGCACGTAAATATAAGTTGCCAGTATACGCCAATGAGAAGACGTGGGAAAGAATTGAACATGCAGATAAAAATATACCAAGTGATCAGAAATTCATCTTTAACCCATATGAAACAAAGACCATTGCCGGAATGGATATCGAGTCATTCGGTGTATCACATGATGCAGTAGATCCTCAGTTCTACATCTTCAATAATAACTATAAGAAGCTTACAGTTATTACGGATACAGGATACGTGTCAGACCGTATGAAAGGTATGATTCATGGTAGTGACTGCTATGTGTTTGAAAGCAATCACGACGTAGATATGCTTCGTATGGGACGTTATCCATGGAAGACGAAACAACGTATATTAAGCGATATGGGGCATGTATCTAACGAAGATGCAGCTTATGCAATGCGTGATGTGATTACTGGCAGCACAAAACGCATCTATCTTTCTCATTTGTCACAAGATAATAATATGAAAGAAATTGCGAGTATGAGTGTGAAGCAAATATTGAATGCACATGATATTGATACAGATAATGAAGTGATGATTTGTGACACAGATAAAGCAGTTGCAACTCCGATTTATGAGATTTAAATATTCACATGTGTATAAGTGAGAGAAATTCACAAAATATGTGTATAACTATGGATAAATGTGTGGGTAACCGGTGAGTTATCCACAAAATCGAAAGGATGTTCGGTAAAACGAGCATCTTTTTTATTTTTATTCATTGTAATTTTACGATTTTTATAGGAATGAATTAAAAAATGTGATTATAATAAGGTTGTGAAATGTGAATATGTGATTAACTTGTGGATAAGTAGGATAACTTTTATAAAAGGAATGAATAAACATGAAAATTACAGTGATAACTGTGGGTAAATTGAAAGAAAAGTACTGGAAAATGGCAGTAGATGAGTATGTGAAGCGACTTGGCGCATATGCGAAAATGGAACTGATTGAAGTGGCTGATGAGAAAGATTCGGATAATATGAGTGAAAAGGATATTGAGATTGCGAAGAAGAAAGAAGCGGAGCGCATACTATCTAAAGTGAAAGATGACAGCTTTGTGTATACGTTGGAGATATTAGGCAAACAATTGGACTCTGTGCAGCTGTCGAAAGAAATGGAGCAGAAGATGAATACAGGTAAAAGCCACCTGACATTTATCATCGGAGGATCGAACGGCCTGCACCAATCCGTTATGGACCGCTCAAACTATGCCCTCTCATTCAGCAAGATGACCTTCCCGCATCAGATGATGAAAGTAATACTGCTGGAGCAGGTGTATAGAGGGTTTAGGATTATTAGGAATGAATCGTATCATAAGTGATGAGGTTATTCATGTTGTACTCTAGTCTATAGGTTGTGATTATGTCTTAAATTTTATATTGTATAAAATATATCTGAATTATTTAGTAATACTGTTATAATAAATATAAAATAGAAAATAATTTAGATTTGAAGCGAGGTTAAAGCATGCAAAATTTAGATAGAATTTTATTACACTATGAAGATAATTTTAGAAATAAAGTTTTTGATGAAGATAATCAAAAAATAGATATTTTAATGGATGTTTTTGGAATCACTGCTTCAGATAAAAAGGTTAATAAGCAATATTGGGGCAGACAGCTAGGCTTTATGTTTGAAAAGTTGGTCATTGAAGTATTTCAAAAACATGATAAAAACTTTAAAAAGGCAGAATCAGTGGGATCTGATAAACCCTATGACTTGCAGAGTGATAATGATTTTATTGACACTAAATACAGAGTCGGATCTGGTGACTCTGGAACACTAAAAAAATTTAAAAGTTATGGTAAAGAGATGAAATCAGAAGGTAAAAATCCTGTAATTTTAATATTGAGAGAAGATAATCTTCCTTCAGCGGTAACTGCTCTTAAAAATGGCGAATGGGATATATATATTGGTCAGGATTGTTTTGATTATATCTTTAAGAAAACAAATTTTGATTTGCAAGGCTATCTAATTAGTAAAAAAAATAAATATAATATACATATTTAGAAGAACCTATCGATGAATCTAAGATTCATCGATAGGTTCTTAATTAAGTCTCTTATTTGCTATATCAATATACTCTTCGTTTAATTCTATACCAACATATTTTAACCCTAAATTTTTTGCGGCTAATAATGTAGTACCTGAACCACAAAATGGATCTAAGACTATATTTTCTTCTTTGATGGGGGTGGAGAGAGAAACTAATTTATTCATTAATTCCAAAGATTTCACTGTTGGATGCGTATTATAAACATCTTTTTTCTCTCTTTTATAATTTTCTATTATGTTTGACTGAAAAGAATCAGTGTCATGATTTTTAGTTTTAAATAATCCAACGCTATATAGCTGTAAAGTATTGATATAATTATTTATCAAGGGTTTTTGCAAAACGCATACAGCTTCCCATTCATTTCTCAGAGCACTATGCCATCCCTTCCATTCTTCAGGGTTAGGATGATTTATTTTCTCAAGTTTTTTTTCTACATTTAATCCTTTTGGTATTCCGCTTGGTTTTTTGCATACAATAATATCTCTAGCATAAAAACCACTATTTTCTAATGCTACTTGGACATGAGAAATAGTTCTGGTCGAATTAAAAACCATAATTATTGCACCCGGTTTTAAAACTCTAAAAAGTTCATTTCCCCATGCTTCAATCCATTTTTGATATTCTAAGATATTGTCTCTATTCTTTTTATACCATTTTTTATTTCGAGTTCCCCCAGCTAAACCACTACCATATGGTACATGATTAATTAAAGTTTTAGAATTGGGATTCTTGGTTCTTTCCATTCTTCTATTACTTTCTTCAGAATCCCATTTATGACCGATAAACTCGTAGTTGTATGGTGGATCTGTTACGCAAGAAGCAAAAAAATTTTCTGGAAATTTTTTCAAAATATCTATGCAATCTCCATGGTATATTTTGTTGATATTATTCATTTAAATCCTACTTTCTTTATTTATCTTGTTATTATATCATATGCTTTTTAAATTTTTCTAAATTTAAAAGAAGATTTCTATTGTTATTTCATCCATTGAAACAGATTGAATTAAGAATGAATCTCCATCCTTAATAATTATTGCTAGTTTATTCTCCTGGATTAAATTTTGTATAGAATCTATAGTTTGTTGTAACTGTTTAATTACCGCTTCAGGTGACACACGAACAGTCTTCTTCTCATCGAAGCGTTCGTAGGTAATATTTTCTGGATCGTCAGCGTTATAGCCCACGATAAAACGAAATCTATTGCTATCATTAAGGACTTTTAACGCTTTATGCAACTCGTTGATATCTTGTTTTCCGATGTAACAACTGCCATAGTCTCTTAGGTCCTGGTTGAGTTTATAATCGATGTAGATAAGCTCTTTAATTCTATCAGCAAGTATCATAAAGTGCCTCCTGATGATTGATATTGTCATTACTATTTTATAATGACATATACGTATTGTGGAAAATTATCCATGTAAATTTAGAATATTTACATATGATTAAAAAACTAAAAAAATGTAAAATACGCTCATCTCTGCAATTAGAGATGAGCGTATTTATTATTTAACAACTTTGTCTTTTTTCTTCCAGCGTGGTGCTAAAAATCCAACATAGATAATTACAAACAGTAAGTATGACCAGAAGAGGATAGTTATGAATGAAAATCCAACCATCACTAATCCTATTTGTATTACGATAAATACGCAAAGGAATTGTAATAATAGTAATTGTATAATTTTAGATGCTGTCATTGTTATTCTCCTATCATATCGTTATAGCGCTCTTGTAATCTGCCGTCTAGTTCACGCATTTCTTTATTACTCATACCGTCTTGACCTGTAAGTAGAGAAATTGTCATGGATCCGTACATCATCGGTATCCATAGCAATAGCATCATAACGAATGTTAATGCTAGCACCGGGATAGTTTCCATATTTTTTAGTCCGTTAATGAATCCTTTACCATATTCAGCAGAATTCTTCTTTAAGTCTTTATCCTGTGATAATTGTTTTCCTTTTGCATAATATGTTTTTGCTTTTTCATCTAATTTAGCTTCACGAATTTTATCCTTAGCAATCTTTTTATAATCTGCCACGGTGTTTCCTCCTGTTAATTTAAGTAGTGTGTTTCCATGTTATATTCATATACTCTATTTCCAAATAATTTTCTGTCGATAATTTGGAATTTTAAATCAGTTGGTCGTTCATTATACTCGTAATCTATTATCCAGAGACTATCTGCATTGCCTGTTACTTGATATTTTTTAGCGATTACCTTCTTATCGTTAAGCGCATGTAACTTTAATTTCTTCCCATCTGCTACCATCGCAAAGTCCTTATAAGGATTAAATTTACCGGAACCTTTATTAGGTAATATATCTAGTTCGACTTGAACAACATTGTCATAATTACCTGTGTTCTGAATTTTTACCTGTAAATTCTGAATATTTACTGGTTCAAGTTGATTAATTGCAATAGTCTTAGGCAACACGATTTTAAACGCTAAAAATAATACGATGATTATACCGATAATGATTAGTATTCGTTTCTTCATAATGTTTTAATAACCCTTTCTTTTAGTGCCAACGTTTTGTATCTTCGTCGTATTTGTAACCTCTGCTTTTTAATAAGTTTCTAATCGCAACTTTTTTAGCGCCTTGAGCACTTCTATATTCGCTTTGTAATGATGAGTCAGTTTTGTGTTTAAGTTCTCCTTCAAATTTTTCAATCTCTTTTAGACGTTTATTTACTGCATTCTTACCTTCCTGAAAGATACCAACGCCTAAACCTACAACTGCCTTTCCTGCACCACGTGCAACTTTTCCAGCTATTGAGCCAGCTTTATTTAACAGTTCACTCATAATATTTTCCTCCGTTAATATTCATTGATTGAGTATCCTCTATCTTCTAGTGTCTTTTTTATACGGATATATTCTCGAAAATTTTCATTGTTTTTATGATATTTATACATATCCATAAGTTTTTGGTCTGATAAATTTTTATAATCATTTCCGATAATAATCACGTCATCTCTAAGAGGTTTATCGTTTATTTGTTTTAAAAATGGGATTCTTGCTATTGTTTTTATGATATTAATCATATTTATCTAGCATCCTCCATTAGTTATTGTTTTCTTCTAGCAATTGGAGACATATCTCGTAACATTCTTCTACATGATTTTTGCCTAACGAATACATAGCGGCATAACTGATACCACCAGAAATAGCAGCTCCTGCAAAAGGGATATATTTTGCGACTTGTTTCTGTGTTACTTTTTTAATCCCAATCTTTTTTAGAGTACGAGTTACAAGTTCCTTTGTAAGTACTTTACCTACAAATTGATTACCGATTGAAGTGACGATCACAAGTACTTTTTGTTTCTCATCGGCATCTAGTTCCTCGATTTCTTCGTGTGATAAGCCGAACTTTCTATTTACCTTATTGACTACTTCCATGATTAAACCGACATCTGCAGCTAAATCTACTCCTGGAACAGGAATAGCCGCAATTGCTCCACTTGCTGTAGAACGTTGTTTAACAATCTTCATAGCGGCTTTCTTTGCTTTATTTAATTCCTCTTTGTTCTTTATCTTCATTGTCAATCTCCTTACTTTCATTATTGATTTGTATCTGTTGGTTCATATATACAGCGTTTATTGCCAATATGAAATTGACTAAGGGTTGATACATATAAGAAGGTGAGATTAACATGATATGAGGGCTATACATCATACATACACTTAAGACTTCTGGATAGGTCATGTAGAAGCTAACTGTAAACTGATTGTCTGATATGGACTCTATTACGTCTACACTGTACTGATCTTTAAGTACATGCCAAACATCTTTAGTCATCTTCAATATTACTTTTTCCGGATTTGATATTTCAGCATCTGTTGTTTGTAAACTTTTAATATTTTTTATATGAAATTGTCGATTGCTCTTCTTTAACCACAACTTATATTGATTGTGAGTACTTGTTATCTGTACGGGAGTTCCTACAATTTCTTCTCCATGATATTTGAATTTGATTGTGTTCTGTTGGTGTATTGCTCCTTGTAAAATAGATAACACTGTCAGAGTGTTCTTTTCTTCGTCTACTACGTGAAACATGTTTATCTGTTCTAAAAGATGCTTTGTATCATGACTATAGAACTTGTAAATAATTGATTTTAATAGTTCGTACATATCACGACTTATTACAGAAGAATGGTTTTTGAGATGCATAATGAGTATTGATAAGATATTACTATCCAGTAATGCATTATGCCTTATTAATCGGTACTCATTTGTCTTATGTTGATACGTAACTTCCATTCTCTGCTGATATTCATCATTATCAAATAGGTAGTTTCTAATATCGTCAATATCGCGTTGTATTGTCCTTTCATCGACTTCTAACTCGTCGGCTAGGTTCATCTTGTTGACTCCTTGATTGTTAAGGAGGCGAGTATATATCGTTAGAAGACGTTGTGCTTTGTTCATCAATCCACCCCTTATCGCTGTACCTTTATTTTATAAAACCGATTAGACACCCATTGTCATGGATGGAAAAATTCTGTATTGTTTTTATAGATATGGGATGATGAAAATTCCGGTTGTTTCTATGCAAAGGTGACAAATCATTAATAAAAAAAATAAAGGTCAGACACATAATGTCTAACCTTTAGAGATGACCACTTTCTTTTAGTGAAATGAATGAATCATCTGTAAAGATGATATGATCGAGGACATCTATTCCAATCAATTTACCCACTTCATAAAGACGCTTCGTAGCTTCGATATCTTCATATGATGGTTGAGGATGACCACTTGGATGATTATGTCCCAGTATGATGTTAGCGGCATTTGATAGTATCGCTGATTTGAATACTTCTCTTGGATGTATGATGGAAGCATTTAGCGAACCTACTGATACCTTTTCGATGTGAGTTGGTTCATTTTTAGTGTTCAGTGAAAGGAGAACAAATACTTCTCTGTCAGAGGGTCCTACAAATTCTCGCATAATCTTTGCAGCATTTTCTGGTGATGATACCTTTCGTTCTGGGTACCACATAACCTTCTCTTTAACCATTTGTATTGATACGATATTGATTTTCTTTTTATGCATTTTAATAGCTCCTTTACATTTTTATTTTAGTACCCATTCCTGTCGGGCGATCGGATTTAACGGATGAATGATATTCCCGTTCATCGGATTGATGAGTCTCTTTGTCTTTTTTGCATAAGGTTTAATCATCTTTTCAATTTCTTGTACACGAGGGAGTATTGTAGGTCGTTCTGCATAAGCTCCCCAGGCAATGATTAACTCATCAGATTCTTTTATACACTTCATAATTTGAATATCTGTATGCTTGTCATAGCCGTTTTCCAGATGGCGCTTATTGTCTGGACTTTTTATATTGGAAAAGATATTGACGAAATGGATGGTTCCGTAACCAAGCTTTGTTAGTGAATTGATACAGAGTTGTGTCGTTAGGTCTAATGTAATGACTCCATCGTAATGTGGAAACATTGTTAGAATTGTGACAGTAGGTTTATCTTTATCTATGATTTTCTTTAGTGCATAGCGATGGTTACCATCCTTACTGAATATTGCTTCAGTGATTGTCGTATTTGAACGTGTTTCTAGCATTGTGTAAACCTCCTAATATTCTTCTGGTAAAAGCATGACAAAATAAGAAGAGCCTATGTCATTACGATCTTCACGAATGACATAGACCTTTCTTTTTTTGAAGGTTTCTTTAGTTTTTATACGATATTTATAACTGTAGGGTGGTTCTTCTTGTAGGAGTTTAATACAAGCCTCATCTTTATTTTCAGTATCTCTGATATGAAATACACTCAGATAATCGGGTTTGATTCCCTGTTTCTTTGCTTCTCTTTCTCTCTGCATAACAATGTTCCAAAGTACCTGTTGGACAGGCACTGAGAAGTGTTCTTGTATCCCTTTAGTAATGTACATATCTGTGTTAATCATTAGTCATCATCTCCAAACTTAATAATTATTTCGCTTACTACAATGACCGCAATCTGAGCAATCTTAACCCACGTTGACAAATTCCAAATCCTCCTCCGTAAGATTTAATAAATGTAGCTCACTGTGCAGTGTCTTGACCGTATCATTGATGTAGAAGAAATGTTCGTATTCACCGTTTGTGTAACCCAGTAAGATTATCTTGCCTTGATAGGTACCGATGAATGAGTAGATGTAATCTTTTATAAGTGAGTGGTTGTAAAAGGTGTATGTGTCGATGATTGCACCTTTTAGCTTCTCTGGAATTTTTCTCTCTCCCCATGCTAATTCCTCGATACCCAGTTGTACGAATTCAGTAAGGTATTCTTGAGAAGAGAGTTTTAGTATTTCTTCTAGGTACCGAGTCAGATGCGCTTTGATTTGTTTCATGACGTTGTTCCCTCCAATTGATTTAATTTGATGCATGTTGTACATCATAATTAGAATATATATTTGAAGGTGGATTTGTTACATGTGAAACAAGCCCCCGTTTCACCGTGATTTTTGACGAACAGTATCGATTTCATTAAAGTATAATTTGACTTTTTCTCTTAATAAGTAATATATTTTTATAATTTAACGGGGTAACGGGGGATAATAGTTTTAACTATTTTTATTGAACAAAGGATTAATTGAGATAGATGTTAACCAAAAATTATTTTTATATGTGAGTTTTTACGGGGAAACGGGGAGTGTTGTTTATTGATGAAAATATAAGCATTATTTTTAACGATGTATTCTGTTAATACGCTCACGCATGTAGCGATGAGCGTTATTTTCATGCAATAAACAGAACGGTCTATATGCGAAGGTAGTATGTTTCATGCTCTGTAAATAAATCAGAGGAAGCACTAAGCAGTGCTTCCTCTGGTTCGATACCGTTATATACTTCTTTAAGAACATCTTCATTGATCTTTAACGTAATGAAGAAGTCATGTTTCTTTCCTGGCTCATTGCACTTCTTGAAGTGAATTGCATCAACGACAGAGAGATACAACGCTTTTAATTGTTTCTTATCTAATCGGTCCATATCCTTGAATATTGCTTGAAGAAGGGGTTTAATCTCCTCAATCGTTAACTGTTTAATGTCATCCTCCTTATGCGCTTCCATTTCAGCTATTGTCGCCTTAAGTGCTTCAATAGTACTCGCATATTCATCGATAGTTCCTTTTAGTGTATGGATAAGGTCAGGGGATGTTGATAATGCGATATTAAGGTTATTAAGTTTGACTTGTGTTTCTTCAAGCTGCTGTTTCTTATTCAACACTCTTTGTTTCATTTCCGTTGGTTTAGCTTCTAAGCTACTGTTGACATTCTCCAAAACCTGTTGAAGTACTTTATCGTTGAATATCACTTCCTTTATACGATTGAAGACATAGGCTTCAGCAACATCTGCACGTATTGAGTTTGCGCTACATACAGATGCACCTTTATTTCTAAACTGGGAACAACTATAATAGCGTATACGCTTCTTCTCACCAGATTTAAGGGTATTGGTCGTATTACTTGCTGCATGAGCAGCTCCGCACTTAGGACAACGTATAATTCCAGTTAAGAGGTTTTCGCCTTTACCGTTAACCATTGGATTCTTACTCGCTTTTTTCATTCTGGTCTGTACTTTATCCCATAAGTCTTGATCAATAATTGGAGTATGCTTGCCGTCTGCGATAATAGGATTAGGGTTAAAACCACGACGTCTCTTTTCATTCCATCCGGTATATCTTAGATATCTTATCTTACCGATGTAAACGATATTGGTTAAGATGTATTTAACGGAATTGGTGTCGAAGGGGTTATTTTTCTTAGTACGATAGCCGTCCTTATTTAATGCATTTGCAATGGCTCTGTATCCTTTTCCGGAAGCATATTCATCAAAGATACGTTTTACAATTAGCGCTTCTTGTTCGACGATTGCGAGCATTCTTTTG
Above is a window of Macrococcoides canis DNA encoding:
- a CDS encoding two-component system regulatory protein YycI, which gives rise to MDWKHATSLFIFVFLIINIALGYIYYEKVQRANIVEDTSSEKLDFKKEGIKLTKLPSVENVQMNIVSGKSAGFTQSSSDFDKKSEELSTVTKVEVKPAIKLTSIQEDDIIEGLKNYLITKIDKGKEYTLSGIDRANKKLYFDQMYGEYPILNNDKAQIKFSYNEKNEVTSFEQTYLKDIQEGLGKNNEKKKVIPAKEALEVLYYQTKLERGDEVMSVRLGYYSIVREVRGQVLKPTWQIAVRKMDASIETYYVDAVNPEQPIL
- a CDS encoding MBL fold metallo-hydrolase — translated: MINMSVLASGSTGNAIYVESEKGSLLVDAGLTGKKIEGLFDQIDRKVENLNGILVTHEHIDHIKGLGVLARKYKLPVYANEKTWERIEHADKNIPSDQKFIFNPYETKTIAGMDIESFGVSHDAVDPQFYIFNNNYKKLTVITDTGYVSDRMKGMIHGSDCYVFESNHDVDMLRMGRYPWKTKQRILSDMGHVSNEDAAYAMRDVITGSTKRIYLSHLSQDNNMKEIASMSVKQILNAHDIDTDNEVMICDTDKAVATPIYEI
- the rlmH gene encoding 23S rRNA (pseudouridine(1915)-N(3))-methyltransferase RlmH, with the translated sequence MKITVITVGKLKEKYWKMAVDEYVKRLGAYAKMELIEVADEKDSDNMSEKDIEIAKKKEAERILSKVKDDSFVYTLEILGKQLDSVQLSKEMEQKMNTGKSHLTFIIGGSNGLHQSVMDRSNYALSFSKMTFPHQMMKVILLEQVYRGFRIIRNESYHK
- a CDS encoding DNA-methyltransferase — encoded protein: MNNINKIYHGDCIDILKKFPENFFASCVTDPPYNYEFIGHKWDSEESNRRMERTKNPNSKTLINHVPYGSGLAGGTRNKKWYKKNRDNILEYQKWIEAWGNELFRVLKPGAIIMVFNSTRTISHVQVALENSGFYARDIIVCKKPSGIPKGLNVEKKLEKINHPNPEEWKGWHSALRNEWEAVCVLQKPLINNYINTLQLYSVGLFKTKNHDTDSFQSNIIENYKREKKDVYNTHPTVKSLELMNKLVSLSTPIKEENIVLDPFCGSGTTLLAAKNLGLKYVGIELNEEYIDIANKRLN
- a CDS encoding helix-turn-helix transcriptional regulator codes for the protein MNKAQRLLTIYTRLLNNQGVNKMNLADELEVDERTIQRDIDDIRNYLFDNDEYQQRMEVTYQHKTNEYRLIRHNALLDSNILSILIMHLKNHSSVISRDMYELLKSIIYKFYSHDTKHLLEQINMFHVVDEEKNTLTVLSILQGAIHQQNTIKFKYHGEEIVGTPVQITSTHNQYKLWLKKSNRQFHIKNIKSLQTTDAEISNPEKVILKMTKDVWHVLKDQYSVDVIESISDNQFTVSFYMTYPEVLSVCMMYSPHIMLISPSYMYQPLVNFILAINAVYMNQQIQINNESKEIDNEDKEQRGIK
- a CDS encoding JAB domain-containing protein codes for the protein MHKKKINIVSIQMVKEKVMWYPERKVSSPENAAKIMREFVGPSDREVFVLLSLNTKNEPTHIEKVSVGSLNASIIHPREVFKSAILSNAANIILGHNHPSGHPQPSYEDIEATKRLYEVGKLIGIDVLDHIIFTDDSFISLKESGHL
- a CDS encoding DUF1643 domain-containing protein, producing MLETRSNTTITEAIFSKDGNHRYALKKIIDKDKPTVTILTMFPHYDGVITLDLTTQLCINSLTKLGYGTIHFVNIFSNIKSPDNKRHLENGYDKHTDIQIMKCIKESDELIIAWGAYAERPTILPRVQEIEKMIKPYAKKTKRLINPMNGNIIHPLNPIARQEWVLK
- a CDS encoding DUF960 family protein; amino-acid sequence: MINTDMYITKGIQEHFSVPVQQVLWNIVMQREREAKKQGIKPDYLSVFHIRDTENKDEACIKLLQEEPPYSYKYRIKTKETFKKRKVYVIREDRNDIGSSYFVMLLPEEY
- a CDS encoding SAUGI family uracil-DNA glycosylase inhibitor; protein product: MKQIKAHLTRYLEEILKLSSQEYLTEFVQLGIEELAWGERKIPEKLKGAIIDTYTFYNHSLIKDYIYSFIGTYQGKIILLGYTNGEYEHFFYINDTVKTLHSELHLLNLTEEDLEFVNVG
- a CDS encoding recombinase family protein, coding for MTKKRAAIYTRVSSALQRDNFSIAGQKKLLEEVCQRNGWEIYEVYTDNGLTGKNMNRPALLKMNEDAKNRKFDIILIYRLNRLARNTKHVIDMVDFYNKYNVEVYSDTERFDTSTASGRLMLQILASMAEYERSHILENFSAGLVSRAESGYYNGGQVLGYQQVPGNKRMLAIVEQEALIVKRIFDEYASGKGYRAIANALNKDGYRTKKNNPFDTNSVKYILTNIVYIGKIRYLRYTGWNEKRRRGFNPNPIIADGKHTPIIDQDLWDKVQTRMKKASKNPMVNGKGENLLTGIIRCPKCGAAHAASNTTNTLKSGEKKRIRYYSCSQFRNKGASVCSANSIRADVAEAYVFNRIKEVIFNDKVLQQVLENVNSSLEAKPTEMKQRVLNKKQQLEETQVKLNNLNIALSTSPDLIHTLKGTIDEYASTIEALKATIAEMEAHKEDDIKQLTIEEIKPLLQAIFKDMDRLDKKQLKALYLSVVDAIHFKKCNEPGKKHDFFITLKINEDVLKEVYNGIEPEEALLSASSDLFTEHETYYLRI